Proteins co-encoded in one Xiphophorus couchianus chromosome 3, X_couchianus-1.0, whole genome shotgun sequence genomic window:
- the vwde gene encoding von Willebrand factor D and EGF domain-containing protein isoform X1, with translation MTKLRFLIRLFLYAVFSLPNAMQAPTVLPPECLPGGHMVLQNPHRSTTFSSSSLQQSEPQDIICDHSLTPGWYQFQIFDKRARMPTQCVEVNHCGTQAPVWLSLGDGETLPGSLEVKQLTACAAWKIFQSGSKDCCMFRVPVTVRSCGDFYVYLLQPTPGCMGYCAQAEPPPAPSVPVIVSEVKGHTVYLRCSFDSSSSSSVGFVVAWSRLSPEGRKEELRKETTIHTSALIELDGFNLRLGDRIYCSSSSFLLESPDIQGTPMESQEFFAGIKLKPEVSRVSENGRRHRLLVESSIPVPCPDDSFSSAEKCVLSLHLSTSSEDEDLLGADLSLSSCKVDLSRGRCSGGVCSRVLVHFSPNPDFIKDGERTSNISVKPVITQNFLWNGYSPEPVQITITDVPPAYCYSFTDPHMITFDGRYYENYQIGTFVFYKSDLWPFEVHVRQWECGSLVHAASCVCGFAAWDAGDVITFDMCDGEMGETKPRLSVKSRNSKRVKSGFRISESYQGRKVTITFSSGAFVRADVSNWGMSLTLRAPSSDQNHTLGLCGTYDGWPDNDFHSARGAVLEQLQDFISEWRLPAGSSLFDSMPADVNTTNIHTYCNCQADHLKPSLRSESSCSNHRLFNFRSFIPALDVTAKYISSVELQKENKKPELTSGRSESSPHPDSLSYFFPEDYEFSVQPDGLPRWPTPAGLTQQQAQAQCERTVGNSSVAVGCRLLLAGSTISRAVAMCVADLQLKDELSWLNATLPLLENECERKLVEERRRWEEHQDAASILRCPDLCNGNGQCSESGCVCFLGFGSHDCSELMDQIPEITKLRKEGLCNVRQEDCSTIQVYGHYFRDSSQLKCEFVKEKIEDGESVTVAPWFVQAAFLNETGLECRLPLEDNQGPADTVTNQAVTRWQIKVSNDGYSYSNTKILTLYDGGCQICSLDTEIMCTLREKTCIIGDLCYNEGESNPSNPCFTCRPDLSKNTWSKAEKNKPPLFQPPQIPLRSFQEESFTYQLQARDPEGSTVLFSLVSGPKGASLTSAGLLMWTATSEPTDTHTFQFTVTNACTAETLTSVQVSVHSCDCLNAASCITNVNFPAGSGEYVCVCPDGFTGRRCEVDVDDCKPNPCRLGRCVDRPNSFSCICPGGMTGRTCREDVDECLSQPCFPAVSCSNTLGSFICGSCPPGFTGDGKMCQEENIAGAPVRAPQVSQRAKPSGPSPCSRAPCYTGVLCFESIHVSAGFACGPCPPGFQGNGQMCTKMGQETLTSGAYVGTPVSNSTDERTHSSSSSSSSSSSSPASNNQPPDRKWRPDARRASFKDEQPTGSPQNKIAARIFSPSVHRGQHSTVALSSDTGHVTCSDSPCFPGVTCEPTRSGSLRCGRCPLGYTGDGLVCKAVCRYPCGQNMECSLPNTCTCREGYTGYNCHTAVCRPDCQNQGRCVKPDVCECPVGYGGPSCEEASCEPPCQHGGTCLARNLCTCVYGYVGPRCEIMVCSRHCENGGECVSPEVCRCKHGWYGPTCGSAQCNPVCLNGGSCMRPNVCACPTGFFGSQCQIAVCSPPCKNGGQCIRNNVCSCPEGYTGKRCQKSVCEPTCMNGGKCVGPNTCSCSSGWSGKRCNMPVCLQKCKNGGECVGANTCHCPVGWEGLHCQTPSCRRPCLNGGRCVLPDYCHCRRGFKGLTCAVKASHA, from the exons ATGACGAAGCTGCGTTTTCTCATCAGACTTTTTCTCTACGCCGTATTTTCACTACCAAACGCAATGCAGGCTCCAACAG TGCTCCCACCGGAGTGTTTGCCTGGCGGCCACATGGTTCTCCAGAACCCCCACCGCAGCACCACCTTCAGCTCCAGCAGCCTGCAGCAGTCAGAACCGCAGGACATCATCTGCGACCACTCACTCACTCCAGGCTGGTAccagtttcagatttttgacAAGCGTGCCAGAATGCCCACACAGTGTGTGGag GTGAACCACTGTGGGACCCAGGCTCCGGTGTGGTTGTCTCTGGGAGACGGTGAGACGCTCCCGGGGTCGCTGGAGGTCAAGCAGCTGACAGCCTGCGCTGCCTGGAAGATCTTTCAGAGCGGAAGCAAAGACTGCTGCATGTTCCGCGTCCCGGTCACCGTCCGGAGCTGTGGAGATTTCTATGTGTACCTGCTGCAGCCCACACCGGGATGCATGGGCTACTGTGCACAAG CTGAGCCACCTCCCGCTCCCTCTGTGCCTGTGATTGTCTCAGAGGTGAAAGGTCACACCGTGTACCTGAGGTGCAGCTTtgacagcagctccagcagctctgTGGGGTTTGTGGTGGCCTGGTCGCGCCTCTCACCTGAGGGCAGGAAGGAGGAGCTCAGGAAGGAGACCACCATCCACACCTCCGCCCTCATTGAGCTGGACGGATTCAACCTCCGACTGGGGGACAGG ATTTACTGCTCCAGCTCCAGTTTCTTGTTGGAATCACCAGATATTCAAGGCACTCCCATGGAAAGTCAGGAGTTTTTTGCAGGAATAAAG TTAAAACCAGAAGTTAGCCGAGTGTCTGAGAACGGGAGGCGGCATCGGCTTCTGGTTGAGAGCTCGATTCCGGTTCCATGTCCGGACGATTCtttctcttctgcagaaaagtgtgttttatctCTGCATCTCAGCACAAGCAGTGAag ATGAGGATTTGTTGGGTGCAGATTTGTCTCTGTCTTCTTGTAAGGTGGATTTATCTCGGGGTCGCTGCAGTGGCGGGGTCTGTAGCCGGGTTCTGGTCCACTTCAGTCCCAACCCGGACTTCATCAAAGACGGTGAACGGACCAGTAACATCTCTGTGAAACCCGTCATCACGCAGAACTTTCTCTGGAACGGATACTCACCAGAACCTGTTCAG ATAACCATTACTGATGTTCCCCCGGCTTATTGCTACTCCTTCACAGACCCCCACATGATCACGTTTGACGGCAG ATACTATGAGAATTATCAAATAGGCACCTTTGTTTTCTACAAGAGTGACCTTTGGCCCTTTGAGGTCCATGTCCGTCAGTGGGAATGTGGCAGCCTGGTCCACGCCGCCTCCTGTGTGTGTGGATTTGCGGCGTGGGACGCCGGCGACGTTATCACGTTCGACATGTGTGACGGCGAGATGGGCGAGACGAAGCCCCGTCTGTCTGTGAAGAGCAGAAACTCTAAACGAGTAAAGAGCGGCTTTCGGATCAGTGAGTCCTACCAAGGACGCAAAGTCACT ATCACGTTTTCCTCTGGAGCATTTGTTCGTGCAGATGTCTCAAATTGGGGAATGAGTCTGACTCTGAGGGCTCCCAGTTCAGACCAGAATCACACGTTGGGTCTGTGTGGGACGTACGATGGATGGCCGGACAATGACTTCCACTCAGCAAGGGGTGCTGTGCTGGAGCAGTTGCAGGATTTCATATCTGAGTGGAG ACTCCCTGCAGGCAGCAGCTTGTTTGACTCCATGCCAGCCGATGTGAACACAACAAACATCCACACATACTGCAACTGTCAAGCAGATCACCTGAAGCCATCTCTCAGATCTGAATCCAGCTGCTCCAATCACAGACTTTTTAATTTTCGGAGTTTTATCCCCGCTCTGGATGTCACAGCTAAATATATCAGTTCAGTGGAgctacagaaagaaaataaaaaaccagAGCTCACTTCTGGTCGCAGTGAAAGTTCCCCACATCCGGACAGCCTCTCATACTTCTTCCCAGAGGATTATGAGTTCTCAGTTCAGCCAGACGGACTCCCAAGATGGCCGACTCCTGCTGGTCTAACTCAGCAGCAGGCTCAGGCTCAGTGTGAGCGCACAGTGGGAAACTCGAGTGTCGCCGTCGGCTGCCGGCTCCTGTTAGCAGGTTCAACAATCAGCCGAGCGGTGGCCATGTGCGTCGCCGACCTGCAGCTGAAAGACGAGCTGTCGTGGCTGAATGCCACCTTGCCGCTGCTGGAGAATGAGTGCGAGCGAAAGCTGGTGGAAGAGCGGAGGAGATGGGAGGAGCACCAGGACGCGGCGTCCATCCTGAGGTGTCCGGACCTGTGCAATGGGAACGGCCAGTGCTCCGAGTCGGGCTGCGTCTGCTTCCTTGGGTTCGGTTCACATGACTGCAGCGAGCTGATGG ACCAGATTCCAGAAATCACCAAGTTGAGGAAGGAAGGTCTGTGCAACGTCCGTCAGGAAGACTGCTCCACCATCCAGGTCTATGGTCACTATTTCAGGGACTCCAGCCAGCTCAAGTGTGAGTTTGTTAAAGAAAAG ATTGAAGACGGGGAGTCGGTCACGGTTGCTCCTTGGTTTGTTCAGGCCGCTTTTCTGAATGAAACAGGTCTTGAGTGCCGGCTCCCCTTGGAGGACAACCAGGGTCCTGCAGACACGGTGACAAACCAAGCCGTTACGCGCTGGCAGATCAAA GTTTCAAACGACGGCTACAGCTACAGCAACACCAAGATCCTGACTCTGTATGACGGAGGCTGTCAGATCTGCAGCCTCGACACAGAAATCATGTGCACCCTCAGG GAGAAGACCTGCATCATTGGGGATTTGTGCTACAATGAAGGGGAGTCCAATCCCAGCAATCCTTGCTTCACTTGCCGTCCAGACCTCTCCAAAAACACATGGTCCAAAGCTGAGA AAAACAAGCCTCCGTTGTTCCAGCCGCCACAGATTCCTCTCCGCTCCTTCCAGGAGGAAAGTTTCACCTACCAGCTGCAGGCTCGGGACCCTGAAGGCTCCACGGTTCTTTTCAGCCTGGTATCGGGTCCAAAAGGGGCTTCGCTCACTTCAGCTGGACTGCTGATGTGGACGGCGACCTCTGAACCCACAGACACCCACACGTTCCAGTTTACTGTCACTAATGCCTGCACTGCGGAGACGCTCACCTCTGTCCAG GTTTCTGTGCATTCCTGCGATTGTCTCAACGCAGCGTCCTGCATCACCAACGTGAACTTCCCCGCCGGAAGCGGCGAATACGTCTGCGTCTGTCCTGACGGGTTCACGGGTCGGCGGTGTGAGGTGGACGTAGACGACTGCAAGCCGAACCCCTGCAGGCTGGGCCGCTGCGTAGACCGACCCAACTCCTTTTCCTGCATCTGCCCTGGTGGAATGACGG GACGAACATGCAGGGAAGATGTAGACGAGTGTCTGTCCCAGCCGTGCTTCCCTGCAGTGAGCTGCAGCAACACTCTGGGCTCCTTCATCTGTGGATCCTGTCCACCAGGATTCACAGGTGATGGGAAAATGTGTCAAG AGGAAAACATCGCAGGTGCTCCAGTGAGAGCGCCGCAGGTTTCTCAGAGAGCCAAACCGTCGGGTCCTTCGCCGTGCAGCAGGGCGCCGTGTTACACGGGGGTTCTGTGCTTCGAGAGCATCCATGTTTCAGCCGGGTTCGCCTGTGGACCCTGTCCTCCCGGTTTCCAAGGAAACggacaaatgtgcacaaaaatgG GTCAGGAAACACTCACCAGTGGAGCATATGTTGGGACTCCTGTGTCTAATTCCACCGATGAAAGGAcccactcctcctcttcctcctcatcttcttcttcttcttctcctgcctCAAACAACCAACcaccagacaggaagtggagacCAGACGCTAGGAGAGCTTCCTTTAAGGATGAACAGCCCACTGGTTCTCCTCAGAACAAAATTGCAGCTCGAATATTTTCTCCCTCCGTCCACAGGGGGCAGCATAGCACAGTGGCGCTGTCCTCGGATactggtcatgtgacctgctCCGATTCTCCCTGCTTCCCCGGTGTTACCTGTGAACCGACGCGCTCAGGATCCCTCAGGTGTGGGCGCTGCCCGCTCGGCTACACCGGGGATGGACTCGTATGTAAAG ctgtttgcagATATCCGTGTGGGCAGAACATGGAGTGCTCTCTGCCCAACACCTGCACCTGCAGAGAAGGTTACACCGGATACAACTGTCACACAG CCGTGTGTCGGCCTGACTGCCAGAACCAGGGCAGGTGTGTGAAACCCGACGTGTGTGAATGTCCTGTGGGCTACGGCGGGCCGTCCTGTGAGGAAG CGAGCTGCGAGCCGCCGTGTCAACATGGAGGCACTTGTCTGGCCAGAAACCTTTGTACCTGCGTCTACGGCTACGTGGGGCCCAGATGTGAAATTA TGGTGTGTAGCAGGCACTGTGAAAACGGAGGCGAGTGTGTTTCTCCAGAAGTCTGCAGATGTAAACACGGCTGGTACGGACCAACATGCGGCTCAG CTCAGTGTAACCCCGTCTGCCTGAACGGAGGATCGTGTATGAGGCCAAATGTCTGCGCCTGTCCCACTGGCTTCTTTGGCTCTCAGTGCCAAATTG ctgtttgCAGTCCGCCCTGTAAAAACGGGGGTCAGTGTATCAGAAACAACGTCTGCTCCTGCCCAGAGGGCTACACTGGAAAAAGATGCCAAAAAA GTGTCTGTGAGCCGACGTGCATGAACGGAGGAAAGTGTGTCGGACCGAACACGTGCTCTTGTTCTTCAGGCTGGAGCGGGAAAAGATGCAACATGC CCGTTTGTTTACAGAAGTGTAAAAATGGCGGCGAGTGCGTGGGAGCGAACACGTGTCACTGTCCTGTCGGCTGGGAAGGGCTGCACTGTCAAACAC CCTCCTGCAGGCGGCCGTGCCTCAACGGCGGGCGGTGCGTGCTGCCCGACTACTGCCACTGCCGGAGAGGCTTCAAAGGCCTCACCTGCGCCGTAAAG gCTTCACATGCATGA
- the vwde gene encoding von Willebrand factor D and EGF domain-containing protein isoform X2 produces MTKLRFLIRLFLYAVFSLPNAMQAPTVLPPECLPGGHMVLQNPHRSTTFSSSSLQQSEPQDIICDHSLTPGWYQFQIFDKRARMPTQCVEVNHCGTQAPVWLSLGDGETLPGSLEVKQLTACAAWKIFQSGSKDCCMFRVPVTVRSCGDFYVYLLQPTPGCMGYCAQAEPPPAPSVPVIVSEVKGHTVYLRCSFDSSSSSSVGFVVAWSRLSPEGRKEELRKETTIHTSALIELDGFNLRLGDRIYCSSSSFLLESPDIQGTPMESQEFFAGIKLKPEVSRVSENGRRHRLLVESSIPVPCPDDSFSSAEKCVLSLHLSTSSEDEDLLGADLSLSSCKVDLSRGRCSGGVCSRVLVHFSPNPDFIKDGERTSNISVKPVITQNFLWNGYSPEPVQITITDVPPAYCYSFTDPHMITFDGRYYENYQIGTFVFYKSDLWPFEVHVRQWECGSLVHAASCVCGFAAWDAGDVITFDMCDGEMGETKPRLSVKSRNSKRVKSGFRISESYQGRKVTITFSSGAFVRADVSNWGMSLTLRAPSSDQNHTLGLCGTYDGWPDNDFHSARGAVLEQLQDFISEWRLPAGSSLFDSMPADVNTTNIHTYCNCQADHLKPSLRSESSCSNHRLFNFRSFIPALDVTAKYISSVELQKENKKPELTSGRSESSPHPDSLSYFFPEDYEFSVQPDGLPRWPTPAGLTQQQAQAQCERTVGNSSVAVGCRLLLAGSTISRAVAMCVADLQLKDELSWLNATLPLLENECERKLVEERRRWEEHQDAASILRCPDLCNGNGQCSESGCVCFLGFGSHDCSELMDQIPEITKLRKEGLCNVRQEDCSTIQVYGHYFRDSSQLKCEFVKEKIEDGESVTVAPWFVQAAFLNETGLECRLPLEDNQGPADTVTNQAVTRWQIKVSNDGYSYSNTKILTLYDGGCQICSLDTEIMCTLREKTCIIGDLCYNEGESNPSNPCFTCRPDLSKNTWSKAEKNKPPLFQPPQIPLRSFQEESFTYQLQARDPEGSTVLFSLVSGPKGASLTSAGLLMWTATSEPTDTHTFQFTVTNACTAETLTSVQVSVHSCDCLNAASCITNVNFPAGSGEYVCVCPDGFTGRRCEVDVDDCKPNPCRLGRCVDRPNSFSCICPGGMTGRTCREDVDECLSQPCFPAVSCSNTLGSFICGSCPPGFTGDGKMCQEENIAGAPVRAPQVSQRAKPSGPSPCSRAPCYTGVLCFESIHVSAGFACGPCPPGFQGNGQMCTKMGQETLTSGAYVGTPVSNSTDERTHSSSSSSSSSSSSPASNNQPPDRKWRPDARRASFKDEQPTGSPQNKIAARIFSPSVHRGQHSTVALSSDTGHVTCSDSPCFPGVTCEPTRSGSLRCGRCPLGYTGDGLVCKAVCRYPCGQNMECSLPNTCTCREGYTGYNCHTAVCRPDCQNQGRCVKPDVCECPVGYGGPSCEEASCEPPCQHGGTCLARNLCTCVYGYVGPRCEIMVCSRHCENGGECVSPEVCRCKHGWYGPTCGSAQCNPVCLNGGSCMRPNVCACPTGFFGSQCQIGVCEPTCMNGGKCVGPNTCSCSSGWSGKRCNMPVCLQKCKNGGECVGANTCHCPVGWEGLHCQTPSCRRPCLNGGRCVLPDYCHCRRGFKGLTCAVKASHA; encoded by the exons ATGACGAAGCTGCGTTTTCTCATCAGACTTTTTCTCTACGCCGTATTTTCACTACCAAACGCAATGCAGGCTCCAACAG TGCTCCCACCGGAGTGTTTGCCTGGCGGCCACATGGTTCTCCAGAACCCCCACCGCAGCACCACCTTCAGCTCCAGCAGCCTGCAGCAGTCAGAACCGCAGGACATCATCTGCGACCACTCACTCACTCCAGGCTGGTAccagtttcagatttttgacAAGCGTGCCAGAATGCCCACACAGTGTGTGGag GTGAACCACTGTGGGACCCAGGCTCCGGTGTGGTTGTCTCTGGGAGACGGTGAGACGCTCCCGGGGTCGCTGGAGGTCAAGCAGCTGACAGCCTGCGCTGCCTGGAAGATCTTTCAGAGCGGAAGCAAAGACTGCTGCATGTTCCGCGTCCCGGTCACCGTCCGGAGCTGTGGAGATTTCTATGTGTACCTGCTGCAGCCCACACCGGGATGCATGGGCTACTGTGCACAAG CTGAGCCACCTCCCGCTCCCTCTGTGCCTGTGATTGTCTCAGAGGTGAAAGGTCACACCGTGTACCTGAGGTGCAGCTTtgacagcagctccagcagctctgTGGGGTTTGTGGTGGCCTGGTCGCGCCTCTCACCTGAGGGCAGGAAGGAGGAGCTCAGGAAGGAGACCACCATCCACACCTCCGCCCTCATTGAGCTGGACGGATTCAACCTCCGACTGGGGGACAGG ATTTACTGCTCCAGCTCCAGTTTCTTGTTGGAATCACCAGATATTCAAGGCACTCCCATGGAAAGTCAGGAGTTTTTTGCAGGAATAAAG TTAAAACCAGAAGTTAGCCGAGTGTCTGAGAACGGGAGGCGGCATCGGCTTCTGGTTGAGAGCTCGATTCCGGTTCCATGTCCGGACGATTCtttctcttctgcagaaaagtgtgttttatctCTGCATCTCAGCACAAGCAGTGAag ATGAGGATTTGTTGGGTGCAGATTTGTCTCTGTCTTCTTGTAAGGTGGATTTATCTCGGGGTCGCTGCAGTGGCGGGGTCTGTAGCCGGGTTCTGGTCCACTTCAGTCCCAACCCGGACTTCATCAAAGACGGTGAACGGACCAGTAACATCTCTGTGAAACCCGTCATCACGCAGAACTTTCTCTGGAACGGATACTCACCAGAACCTGTTCAG ATAACCATTACTGATGTTCCCCCGGCTTATTGCTACTCCTTCACAGACCCCCACATGATCACGTTTGACGGCAG ATACTATGAGAATTATCAAATAGGCACCTTTGTTTTCTACAAGAGTGACCTTTGGCCCTTTGAGGTCCATGTCCGTCAGTGGGAATGTGGCAGCCTGGTCCACGCCGCCTCCTGTGTGTGTGGATTTGCGGCGTGGGACGCCGGCGACGTTATCACGTTCGACATGTGTGACGGCGAGATGGGCGAGACGAAGCCCCGTCTGTCTGTGAAGAGCAGAAACTCTAAACGAGTAAAGAGCGGCTTTCGGATCAGTGAGTCCTACCAAGGACGCAAAGTCACT ATCACGTTTTCCTCTGGAGCATTTGTTCGTGCAGATGTCTCAAATTGGGGAATGAGTCTGACTCTGAGGGCTCCCAGTTCAGACCAGAATCACACGTTGGGTCTGTGTGGGACGTACGATGGATGGCCGGACAATGACTTCCACTCAGCAAGGGGTGCTGTGCTGGAGCAGTTGCAGGATTTCATATCTGAGTGGAG ACTCCCTGCAGGCAGCAGCTTGTTTGACTCCATGCCAGCCGATGTGAACACAACAAACATCCACACATACTGCAACTGTCAAGCAGATCACCTGAAGCCATCTCTCAGATCTGAATCCAGCTGCTCCAATCACAGACTTTTTAATTTTCGGAGTTTTATCCCCGCTCTGGATGTCACAGCTAAATATATCAGTTCAGTGGAgctacagaaagaaaataaaaaaccagAGCTCACTTCTGGTCGCAGTGAAAGTTCCCCACATCCGGACAGCCTCTCATACTTCTTCCCAGAGGATTATGAGTTCTCAGTTCAGCCAGACGGACTCCCAAGATGGCCGACTCCTGCTGGTCTAACTCAGCAGCAGGCTCAGGCTCAGTGTGAGCGCACAGTGGGAAACTCGAGTGTCGCCGTCGGCTGCCGGCTCCTGTTAGCAGGTTCAACAATCAGCCGAGCGGTGGCCATGTGCGTCGCCGACCTGCAGCTGAAAGACGAGCTGTCGTGGCTGAATGCCACCTTGCCGCTGCTGGAGAATGAGTGCGAGCGAAAGCTGGTGGAAGAGCGGAGGAGATGGGAGGAGCACCAGGACGCGGCGTCCATCCTGAGGTGTCCGGACCTGTGCAATGGGAACGGCCAGTGCTCCGAGTCGGGCTGCGTCTGCTTCCTTGGGTTCGGTTCACATGACTGCAGCGAGCTGATGG ACCAGATTCCAGAAATCACCAAGTTGAGGAAGGAAGGTCTGTGCAACGTCCGTCAGGAAGACTGCTCCACCATCCAGGTCTATGGTCACTATTTCAGGGACTCCAGCCAGCTCAAGTGTGAGTTTGTTAAAGAAAAG ATTGAAGACGGGGAGTCGGTCACGGTTGCTCCTTGGTTTGTTCAGGCCGCTTTTCTGAATGAAACAGGTCTTGAGTGCCGGCTCCCCTTGGAGGACAACCAGGGTCCTGCAGACACGGTGACAAACCAAGCCGTTACGCGCTGGCAGATCAAA GTTTCAAACGACGGCTACAGCTACAGCAACACCAAGATCCTGACTCTGTATGACGGAGGCTGTCAGATCTGCAGCCTCGACACAGAAATCATGTGCACCCTCAGG GAGAAGACCTGCATCATTGGGGATTTGTGCTACAATGAAGGGGAGTCCAATCCCAGCAATCCTTGCTTCACTTGCCGTCCAGACCTCTCCAAAAACACATGGTCCAAAGCTGAGA AAAACAAGCCTCCGTTGTTCCAGCCGCCACAGATTCCTCTCCGCTCCTTCCAGGAGGAAAGTTTCACCTACCAGCTGCAGGCTCGGGACCCTGAAGGCTCCACGGTTCTTTTCAGCCTGGTATCGGGTCCAAAAGGGGCTTCGCTCACTTCAGCTGGACTGCTGATGTGGACGGCGACCTCTGAACCCACAGACACCCACACGTTCCAGTTTACTGTCACTAATGCCTGCACTGCGGAGACGCTCACCTCTGTCCAG GTTTCTGTGCATTCCTGCGATTGTCTCAACGCAGCGTCCTGCATCACCAACGTGAACTTCCCCGCCGGAAGCGGCGAATACGTCTGCGTCTGTCCTGACGGGTTCACGGGTCGGCGGTGTGAGGTGGACGTAGACGACTGCAAGCCGAACCCCTGCAGGCTGGGCCGCTGCGTAGACCGACCCAACTCCTTTTCCTGCATCTGCCCTGGTGGAATGACGG GACGAACATGCAGGGAAGATGTAGACGAGTGTCTGTCCCAGCCGTGCTTCCCTGCAGTGAGCTGCAGCAACACTCTGGGCTCCTTCATCTGTGGATCCTGTCCACCAGGATTCACAGGTGATGGGAAAATGTGTCAAG AGGAAAACATCGCAGGTGCTCCAGTGAGAGCGCCGCAGGTTTCTCAGAGAGCCAAACCGTCGGGTCCTTCGCCGTGCAGCAGGGCGCCGTGTTACACGGGGGTTCTGTGCTTCGAGAGCATCCATGTTTCAGCCGGGTTCGCCTGTGGACCCTGTCCTCCCGGTTTCCAAGGAAACggacaaatgtgcacaaaaatgG GTCAGGAAACACTCACCAGTGGAGCATATGTTGGGACTCCTGTGTCTAATTCCACCGATGAAAGGAcccactcctcctcttcctcctcatcttcttcttcttcttctcctgcctCAAACAACCAACcaccagacaggaagtggagacCAGACGCTAGGAGAGCTTCCTTTAAGGATGAACAGCCCACTGGTTCTCCTCAGAACAAAATTGCAGCTCGAATATTTTCTCCCTCCGTCCACAGGGGGCAGCATAGCACAGTGGCGCTGTCCTCGGATactggtcatgtgacctgctCCGATTCTCCCTGCTTCCCCGGTGTTACCTGTGAACCGACGCGCTCAGGATCCCTCAGGTGTGGGCGCTGCCCGCTCGGCTACACCGGGGATGGACTCGTATGTAAAG ctgtttgcagATATCCGTGTGGGCAGAACATGGAGTGCTCTCTGCCCAACACCTGCACCTGCAGAGAAGGTTACACCGGATACAACTGTCACACAG CCGTGTGTCGGCCTGACTGCCAGAACCAGGGCAGGTGTGTGAAACCCGACGTGTGTGAATGTCCTGTGGGCTACGGCGGGCCGTCCTGTGAGGAAG CGAGCTGCGAGCCGCCGTGTCAACATGGAGGCACTTGTCTGGCCAGAAACCTTTGTACCTGCGTCTACGGCTACGTGGGGCCCAGATGTGAAATTA TGGTGTGTAGCAGGCACTGTGAAAACGGAGGCGAGTGTGTTTCTCCAGAAGTCTGCAGATGTAAACACGGCTGGTACGGACCAACATGCGGCTCAG CTCAGTGTAACCCCGTCTGCCTGAACGGAGGATCGTGTATGAGGCCAAATGTCTGCGCCTGTCCCACTGGCTTCTTTGGCTCTCAGTGCCAAATTG GTGTCTGTGAGCCGACGTGCATGAACGGAGGAAAGTGTGTCGGACCGAACACGTGCTCTTGTTCTTCAGGCTGGAGCGGGAAAAGATGCAACATGC CCGTTTGTTTACAGAAGTGTAAAAATGGCGGCGAGTGCGTGGGAGCGAACACGTGTCACTGTCCTGTCGGCTGGGAAGGGCTGCACTGTCAAACAC CCTCCTGCAGGCGGCCGTGCCTCAACGGCGGGCGGTGCGTGCTGCCCGACTACTGCCACTGCCGGAGAGGCTTCAAAGGCCTCACCTGCGCCGTAAAG gCTTCACATGCATGA